Genomic DNA from Triticum dicoccoides isolate Atlit2015 ecotype Zavitan chromosome 4B, WEW_v2.0, whole genome shotgun sequence:
AGTTTTGAACCAAAAGAAAGCTAAAATAATGCATCCAGGAAAAATAAAACTATCATCAACCAAAACAGCAAGTTTCGTAGCAAAGGAAACGTAAACTGCTTCTTTCATGCACCAGCAAGACAGGCCACAAGAATGATTCTAGGAAGCAAGTTTTGCACATTCAACTTGCACATTGCAACCTCTGAGCACATTAGCATATAATTATATAATCATCTATTCGCTTCTGATTAATTTTTTGTATAAACTTCTCAATTTTGTTTTAATATGCCTAAGCGTTACTGCATCATCTGATGTACGGCTGAGTAGAAATTAGGATCATTTATCCATCTCACCCAAGTCGTCACAATGCATGCAAGGCTGGGTCCATGAAAAGTCACCAACCATCACCATAGTTTATTAGATATCACATACTTGGTCATGGTGAGAACAGGTGCGCACGAGGTCAAAGAGCAGTTGAGAAAAGCCAAGTGATGTTAAGCAATCGTTTTCTACCTAGACAAAGTCATCTGCTTAGATTTATCCACTCTCCATTGTTTTAATTTGCTACAGAATGCGTGCAACCAAGCTTTTCAAGCAGTGGCCACTAACATAATCAAACTATATATTTGTCACCGGATTTGTCATGAACAATACTGTGCACAACATATGGCATGGGATAAAAAGAACATACACGTACTTATACATTTATAGACGTGTGTTAGCAGCTTAACCTACATATGATTAAAAAGCATGGTTGGAGATATAATGGAATATCTTACCATCCTCCAAGAAAAAATAAACAGAGCAACTATGCAATATGAGTAACCTAGTTATATAAAAAAAATAGGTTGCAAGTTGACGCGGCAGTTAACGGATTGTGTCAATGAGGAAGAATCGACGCACGCATAAACAATGATGATAGAGAGCAGAAACAATTCATGTGATCTTAGTAAGAGTAGTGAACAATGTCTTGCTAAGAGTTTGATCATGACCATTTAGTTCAGAAATCTGACAATCTAGTCGGCCTTTCTGACTGGGCTCATGACACACCCCACCTGCCTCTTTTGATAGAGTAAACAGTACATCCAATGACTAGGCCGGATGGCCACTCATTAACTAATTATTTCTTTGAGATGCGTGTTGGTAGTTTTTATACAGAAAAGATGTATCCATCAGACAAATAAAATGCatccaaaaagaagaagataggCCCCAACATCATTCTCATGGACGACATCAGACGCTCTCTCTGTGCCGGCCCTAGACCCACACACTCTCGGACTCCCTGGTAACCATCGATCGGCACCACGCCGAGAAAAGCCCCAGGCGATGGTATGTGGCAGTGGAATGTCCCTTCTCTCCGCTCCACTCCATCGTCTCCGTGGGCAAACCTATCACCTCACACGACCGCCGCTGCTATCCCCAGCCTCCGGACGTGAGCCACTGACCTGAGATTTCTTGGCATGTCTAGTGGGGTCATGGTTCACTTGGTTCGTGCATGGATCGGGGAACTTTGCCTGGAGCCGGTGCTCTCCCAGATCAGGCAGCAACGTGGTCGTTGACCTATGAGGGTGATTGCAGTCATGCAGGATGTGGCTTTCCATCGCCTCTCATTGGTGAGGTTCCATCGCAGGTGAGATCCAACCTGCCCCCACCTGGAATGATCAGGTGGGTTCATCGGTGGTCTTAGGCCCGACCGGATCTGGACATGGTCGTGGAATTGGGCCAGGTCGAGCCTCACTAGGGTTTGTTGGCTTTCTCCAATGACCTCTTACCAACAGCTTGGTGGCGGGGCGTGTGTTTGGGGTGTCGTACGTTGAGGTTATGGCCCTGGATGGCAGGCTCGACGTCCGGCAAGGGTGCGGGGTAGTGCAAGAAAAAGTTTGATGCCTCAATGCTGGTTGTGGCCATGTCTTGGTAGTcatgtctgttggggaacgtagtaatttcaaaaaaattcctacgcacacacaagatcatggtgatggcatagcaacgagaggggagagtgttgtccacgtaccctcgtagaccgtaagcggaagcgtgatgacaacgcggttgatgtagtcgtacgtcttcacgatccgaccgatccaagtaccgaacatacggcacctccgagttcagcacacgttcagctcgatgacgatccccggacttcgatccagcaaagcttcggggatgagttccatcagcacgacggcgtggtgacgatgatgatgctctaccggcgcagggcttcgcctaaactccgcgacgatatgaccgaggtggaatatggtggaggggggcaccgcacacggctaaggaacgatccgtagatcaacttgtgcgtctatggggtgccccccgcccccgtatataaaggagccaggggggaggaggcggccggccaaggagggcgcgccaaggggggagttctactcccaccgggagtaggactcccttctttcctagttggaataggagaagggggaaagaggaggaagaggggaaggaaagggggggggggcgccgccccccttcccttgtcctattcggactaggaaggggaggggcgcgcggccccctcctgcctccttccctcttctccctcgaggcccatgtaggcccaataaccccccgggggggttccggtaacctcccggtgctccggtaaaatgccgatttcaaccggaacgattccgatgtccaaatataggcttccaatatatcgatctttatgtctcgaccatttcgagactcctcgttacgtccgtgatcacatccgggactccgaacaaacttcggtacatcaaaacttataaactcataataaaactgtcatcgtaacgttaagcgtgcggacccttgggttcgagaactatgtagacatgacctagaactattctcggtcaataaccaatagcggaacctggatgcccatattggttcctacatattctacgaagatctttatcggtcaaaccgcataacaacatacgttgttccctttgtcatcggtatgttacttgcccgagatttgatcgttggtatccaatacctagttcaatctcgttaccggcaagtctctttactcgttccgtaatgcatcattccataaccaactcatttggtcacattgcttgcaaggcttataaagatgtgcattaccgagagggcccagagatacctctccgacaatcggagtgacaaaacctaatctcgaaatacgccaactcaacatgtaccttcagagacacctgtagtactcctttataatcacccagttacgttgtgacgtttggtagtacccaaagtgttcctccggtaaacgggagttgcatatttctcatagttacaggaacatgtataagtcatgaagaaagcaatagcaatatactaaacgatcaagtgctaggctaacagaatgggtcatgtcaatcacatcattcttctaatgatgtgatcccattaatcaaatgacaacacatgtctatggttaggaaacataaccatctttgattaatgagctagtcaagtagaggcatactagtgactatatgtttgtctatgtattcacacatgtatcatgtttccggttaatacaattctagcatgaataataaacatttatcatgatatgaggaaataaataataactttattattgcctctagggcatatttccttcaatgtccCTCCTAGGGTTGTCGCCATTGTCCTCCGGCCCTCCCAGCTCAGGGTGAAAACCCTTGTCCGCCCCAACGGACGCAATGGTGGCGGTTCATTGCTTCATGACCCTCTTGGGTTCCTCATCGGTGAGTGTAGTTGGCTTTCAGTCAAGGTGGCATGTTCGGAATGGTACGGTGATTCAATCGACCCTACCTTAAATCCGGTGACTCACCATATTGCTTGCACCTATCTTGTACACGCAACAATGTCCTCCTTTCATCATGTTTGCTCGCTCTGGTACAGTCAACACTCCTTGGTTTAGGCAGAGGGTCCTCGCTAATAGAAGTTAGATGGTCTCGGTGCGATGAAGTCCGGTGTATTCTTCCAGGTGGCGTGTGGTTGATTGTCGTCGTCAGTCCTGGTTGAGTCTGCAAGTGGTCCACCCTCTCTTGTGCTTCCTCTCGACGGCATGCTGGAGGCGTCAAATTGGGCACTCCCGGTGCTTGTTAGCATGTTTGGCTTGGTTTGCCATGCTTTCTTTAACCTCCTTGTATGATGATTTCTTGAACACCGTGTATTGTTCAGCCAAGCATCCGAAGTCCGTATTGTGATAAAAATGCTTCTATATTAGGCTTgttaaaaagaaacaactcaaataatattcattttTGGGCAGTTTAGGTAATAATCGTTTCTTTTGTATATTTAAGCATGTTTCCATTAAAGAAACCGTCAATTGAACTTACAATAGTTTTGAACCAAAAGGAAGCTAAAATATTACATGTGGGAACCGTAAATTTCTTATTGCATACACCAGAAAGGAGAGAGCAGAACAACGACTCCAGGAAGCAAATTTTGCACATACAACTTTCACATTTAAATCCTGAGCACAATCGGGCTCCAACCAACGCATACTTCGCATGTATTGCAAGATAACCCTAGGTGTTCAACCCTAGCATCAAACATATACTGGATACCAGATAATTGTGTATTGTTTTTTTTAACCTAATCATCTATTATTTTGGAACACGGGGAAAAGAACCCAAAATATTTATGACAAATACGACGCATACCAAGAAAAGATATGAGATCATATCTGTGTGATAAAAAAATTTATATTGTCAATTATTCAAAAGGTATAAATATATTCACTCATTACAGACACACAATGGAATGACATGTGCTCCATTTATTTTATAGAATAGGATGCATATCTAGAAACTCAAACATGTCCATAATTTAGGCACTGGTCTTCCGTGTAATCAGCCAACATTTCACTTAGTTGTGGTTGTTCTCCCAGAACTGAGCCTGGAGCCAGTCTATTGTATTCTTTTCCACCTGAAACGCCTTGGCAAGAACATCATCGGATATTGATGGGTCTGACCCAAACACCGCGTTGGCAATTGTGATAGCCCCTGGGTTCTGGCTACTGAGCGCGGCAATTGCAACGGCAGGCTGGTGGGGGTTAGGGTTGAATTGGAAGTGGATGAGCCCCACAGGGAAGACAAACACATCACCTTTGTTGAGCACCTTTGAGAAGAACTTGTTTCTGGCTGGGGCGGGCAGGTTGGATGTGACAAAGCCAACGTACAGTGTTCCCTCGAGCACCGTGAGGATCTCCGTGGCGCGGGGGTGCGTGTGTGGAGGGTTCTGGCCTAAGGGAGCATAGTCGATGCGCGCGATTGAGATGCCGAGGGTGTTGAGTCCAGCAATCTGCATGACATTGATCAAGGTGACGTTGGATCCAACCTTGTTGGTCACCCTAGGCTTATCGAGGGCGGCTGCCTTGAAGAAGTCATCAGCGTTAACCTCCATCGGGTTCTTGCAAACAAATCCATTCACACGCACTGGGTGCATAGAAGAGATGTAGAGGGTAAGCTTAGGTATTACTAGAAAGCCGTTTCAACATGCATATAATTTTCAGAAATTTATTTCAACATATGTATTTGGTGATAGCGGGACGGGAAAGCATGAAGTAAGCAGTACCTGGTGATTGCATGTCGGCGACACAAAAGTCCTGGAGCGGGCCAGGATCAGAGGCAACGGCCTGCCATGAGACCAAGGCAAGAAGAGCAACgaggagaaggaaagaaggggaGGATGCCATTTGATTTCAGCTCCTTTGGGTCTTCTTTTCTCTTGTGTATTCCTGTTGTGTTTGTTGGGTGAGTGATGGTTCGAATATGCAGGGGATGTATGTGTTTATATAGGCGTGGCGAGCAGTGCAAACTCGTGAGCAACGGACATAGTCAAGTGGAACcggtcaacggatagaaattgtctTTGGCTGCCCACTAGATTATTCTGCATGAACTTTTCAGACATGGTCAGCCATATTCAAATCTTTGATAGATTATATAATCAATGTTCCCTTTTGAGATGCCAAAGCGACACATTTTTCTCTTTAATAAACAAAGAAGCAAATTAAGGTACTCCATCTGATGTTTTTTTTTTCGAAAGGTACTCCATCTGATGTACCTCTTAGTAATAATTACTGTGAGTAATAATTTTGATTGTGTCCAACGAGGAAGAAATCGTGGCACGTGGATCCATGCATTAACGCACCTACTACCACTACTATATGTAACAGCCCCTGTCATGATCACGTCAACCAGATATACAGTTGCCTGGTCAAATTTCTCTCCAAGTAGTTGAGTACTTGCAAGAAGAAGCAACGACATTAATGGACGATGGAGAGCAAGAGTAGTTAACATCTTCTAATTAAATGAAGGATCACGTTTGCTTCTATAGGAACATATGAAGTTAGTGCATGCAAAAAGGAGATTTATAAATATACAGATCTAAATGGAAATACATCTCACTAAATGCGCACTTTTTGTCGCATCCCGTTGTCATAAAAAAATAGGAACAAGTTGTTCTTCAGCCTGCAAGTAATAATCTACAGAAGTGTGTAGTCTACTGGTCACACACTCACACAGTTCAAAAAGCACTGACATAAAGGAGCTCTCACAACCAGTGTTATAAATTTTAAGTAAATAAGTATAACAAGCGTCTCCAGGTACTGCCAGACAGCAGGTAGGTTATTTCTCTGCACAGACAAAAGTGTTGGCGACTCGGGCGGCcagaaacctagccgccgccgccgcaaactccctcctcctctccctccgccgccgccggaagacaccgccgggctaagcccgggggccgacggcggtggcgggggatcTCCTCTCTCGCACGTCTCCAGGGTGGGGCGGACCCCATGGCGTGTAGTGGCGCGACCGATCTGGGATCTGCGGCGCGGCGGATGGTTGCAGGCGGCGGGAGGCCGGCCCTTCCTTGGACGGCGACGGCTTTGCGCGGCGGAGGCCAGGGTTGCGGGCGCTGCGGATGGCCCTTCGGGCAGCGGCGGTGGCTGCGGTCGGCGGCGGCCGACTTGGCTGCGGTGgcgtgcatgttgccttcggatcggcgacggcggcgtggagggcctggtggttTCGTCGGCGGCACCTCCGAACAGATCTGTTCTGaccggtgcagccggcggtggtggtcatctcttccgtcagaggtggtcggcctaaggttgggtgttcggatctcgggatccgtcatctggcaccagctgcgagtcgggaagacgtagttgccggtgaaaactgaGCCGACAGCGGGCGATGACGGAGTTccacgtcgttaccttgatgaaggcagcgTCATGTGACTACCGTCgacccactcgtattgctccgggggaaaccctgggatctggtgttccagaccggacgatggcggcactgcggtgtcgtttctctcttgggagcaccgTTTTGtcgagcagcgctggaagtcagaggcaggaggtggagcggcttcgtcttgcacggagcttcggtggagatgtcaagtcatgcctgaccgacaggtgctacactTGGTCATTCCTGGTCGGCAGGTGTTACGCACGACAGATCCTCCAagggcttcaagctgtgtcggctggtggtacttgacagcatggcgctgaggtgtatcagtagcgaccgcgacgtgttcagctctttgcgcgcagggaggaggtgccgttgggcgccgtggtggcgttgaCGATtgctggaccgagcaaggttgatgcatttgtatagttctgaagatggagcggtggcagttggcggcggcggcctctgcgggcacgccggaccagtgtgtgccccatacccggcaagtggctaggttggggtctcaggtcttagatgttaggc
This window encodes:
- the LOC119292264 gene encoding germin-like protein 8-5, whose amino-acid sequence is MASSPSFLLLVALLALVSWQAVASDPGPLQDFCVADMQSPVRVNGFVCKNPMEVNADDFFKAAALDKPRVTNKVGSNVTLINVMQIAGLNTLGISIARIDYAPLGQNPPHTHPRATEILTVLEGTLYVGFVTSNLPAPARNKFFSKVLNKGDVFVFPVGLIHFQFNPNPHQPAVAIAALSSQNPGAITIANAVFGSDPSISDDVLAKAFQVEKNTIDWLQAQFWENNHN